From Nitrospinota bacterium:
TCGAATCTAAAAATGCAAAAGTGGAAGTTCCTGTTAAGCTAAGCTACGTGACCACCCGAGGCATGGTTTATATTCCAAAAAACTGGGTTGATGTTCCCGTGCATCTACTAAGAAACGGGGAAGAAGGTTTGGTATCCATCAAAATTTCCAAAGCAGATTGATGCTTTATCCAAAATATTTTTCATCAAGTAATTAAACAAAAAACTGCTCATGTCTGATTTAAAAGAACAACTGCATACCGATCACATGGTCCTCAACATGGGGCCCTCTCACCCGGCCACCCACGGAACCGTTAAGTTTTTGTTGACCCTGGATGGGGAAACGGTTGTGAATATGGAGGTTGAGATCGGGTATCTGCACCGTGGATTTGAAAAAATGTGCGAAAGCGTGACCTACTCAAACGTTTTCCCCTATACCGACCGGCTGAATTATTGTTCGGCTATTATGAACAACATCGGCTATGCACTCGCGGTTGAGAAACTTTGCGGCATTGAAGCCACGGATCGGTGCAATTACATCCGCGTGGTGACCAACGAGTTGGCCCGCATCTCGGATCATTACACCAATATCGCCGCGGCGGCGCTGGAATTGGGTGCGTTGACAGCGTTCATTTATTTTGTGGAAGCAAGAGAGATCGTTTGGGACCTGCTGGAAAAAGTTTGCGGTGCCCGACTGACATCCAATTATATTCGGATCGGCGGGCTGATGTGCGACCTCCCTCCGGGATTTGCCGAGGACTTGCAGGCATCTTATAAAAAACTGGATTCTTTGTTCGACGATGTGGACAAACTGCTCACCAAAAACCGCATCTTTCTGGACCGAATGCGGGACACAGGGGGCATCTCGGCGGAAGATGCGATCAGCTGGGGGTTCACCGGCCCTTGCCTGCGCGCCTGCGGAGTGGATTACGATGTCCGCAAGAACCACCCTTACCTGGTGTATGACCGCATCGACTTCGACATTCCCCTGGGAACCACCGGAGATAATTTCGACCGCTATCTGGTTCGCATGGAAGAAATCAAGCAAAGCATGCGCATCATCAAACAAGCCATGAAGGATATGCCGGAAGGCCCCATCAACGTGGCTAACCCTTACATGAGGGCTCCGGCCAAACCCGATGTCTATTCCCGCATGGAAGAGATGATCGCTCATTTCAAAATGATCATCGACGGCTTAAAACCCCCTGTCGGCGAAGTCTATTTTCCAACAGAAGCCGCCAACGGGGAACTGGGATTCTACCTCGTCAGTGATGGGTCCGGAAAACCCTACAAATGCCGAGTACGCCCCCCGAGCTT
This genomic window contains:
- the nuoD gene encoding NADH dehydrogenase (quinone) subunit D gives rise to the protein MSDLKEQLHTDHMVLNMGPSHPATHGTVKFLLTLDGETVVNMEVEIGYLHRGFEKMCESVTYSNVFPYTDRLNYCSAIMNNIGYALAVEKLCGIEATDRCNYIRVVTNELARISDHYTNIAAAALELGALTAFIYFVEAREIVWDLLEKVCGARLTSNYIRIGGLMCDLPPGFAEDLQASYKKLDSLFDDVDKLLTKNRIFLDRMRDTGGISAEDAISWGFTGPCLRACGVDYDVRKNHPYLVYDRIDFDIPLGTTGDNFDRYLVRMEEIKQSMRIIKQAMKDMPEGPINVANPYMRAPAKPDVYSRMEEMIAHFKMIIDGLKPPVGEVYFPTEAANGELGFYLVSDGSGKPYKCRVRPPSFTMTAAMEQICKGGMLADIIPTFDMINMIGGECDR